A region from the Lentisphaera profundi genome encodes:
- a CDS encoding tetratricopeptide repeat protein — translation MHEFQDKVKQSKQQLSSIKGFIVALIFFVIIIAIANPLSSWLAERGFKEGKTEYVYLAAGTKRNLLNYETAEELYRRLIKTFPQKNEAAFYQLAFCLDRQAKKKEAIEAYSEYLKYFPSGEFSLKAQEKLKALISKN, via the coding sequence ATGCACGAATTCCAAGACAAAGTAAAACAGTCCAAGCAACAATTGAGCTCCATAAAAGGCTTTATTGTTGCTCTTATTTTCTTTGTTATCATCATTGCTATTGCCAACCCCTTAAGTTCCTGGTTGGCTGAACGTGGGTTTAAAGAAGGTAAAACTGAATACGTTTATCTCGCGGCTGGAACTAAACGAAATTTACTCAATTATGAAACGGCTGAAGAACTTTATCGCCGACTCATAAAGACCTTTCCTCAAAAAAATGAGGCGGCTTTTTATCAACTTGCCTTTTGCCTTGATCGCCAAGCTAAAAAGAAAGAAGCTATTGAAGCTTATTCCGAGTATCTTAAATATTTTCCTTCAGGTGAATTTTCGCTAAAAGCACAAGAAAAACTGAAGGCACTCATATCTAAGAACTAG
- a CDS encoding DUF2490 domain-containing protein: MKRLLLFLSLLFFPFLGKTEDVGYLNWTTFSTKIDDVKLSLFLDNRFRNGVDDHYFRFASIQLAYPIHDNVDIGFNYSRYDLKAIDGEWKDGRRYEFELNPHYTFTNDWKLSLRNRLEFRKIEDKGSDNTRSRHRLKIDIPIKTRWQAFKGFFASNEFYVDYDDSTRWVANDLQPFGLDFQVAENISFSVFYMEEYGRLNGQSSWDSSALIGTSLIINF; this comes from the coding sequence ATGAAACGTTTATTACTATTTTTATCGCTCCTCTTCTTTCCTTTTTTAGGAAAAACAGAGGACGTGGGCTACTTAAATTGGACAACTTTTTCAACAAAAATTGATGATGTAAAGTTAAGTTTATTTCTGGATAACCGCTTTCGCAATGGTGTTGATGATCATTATTTTCGCTTTGCTTCAATTCAATTAGCCTACCCCATTCACGATAATGTCGATATAGGCTTTAATTATAGCCGTTATGATTTAAAAGCAATTGATGGTGAATGGAAAGATGGTCGTCGCTATGAATTCGAATTAAACCCTCATTACACTTTCACAAATGACTGGAAGTTAAGTTTGCGGAATCGCTTAGAGTTCCGTAAAATTGAGGATAAAGGAAGTGATAATACTCGCTCGCGTCATCGTTTGAAAATCGATATCCCTATAAAAACGAGGTGGCAAGCTTTTAAAGGTTTCTTTGCTAGTAATGAATTTTACGTCGATTATGATGATTCGACTCGCTGGGTTGCTAATGATTTACAACCTTTTGGTCTAGATTTCCAAGTTGCCGAAAATATTTCTTTTTCTGTCTTTTACATGGAAGAATACGGGCGACTCAATGGTCAATCAAGTTGGGACTCGAGTGCACTTATCGGTACATCTCTCATCATTAATTTTTAG
- the dsrP gene encoding sulfate reduction electron transfer complex DsrMKJOP subunit DsrP, which translates to MHFLSFIKDSLAAATKGNKNFHLWMGVLSLFMMIGFYAYTVQLDEGLITTGMNDHISWGLYISNFTFLVGLAAAAVMLVMPAYVLHDVDFSKAVLIGEGLAVSALIMCLCFVTVDMGGPQNLWHMMPIVGIFNWPQSMLTWDVIVLNGYLAINVCIPAYILYSKYCGREPNKKIYVPLMYLSVFWAVGIHLVTAFLLAGLPARPFWNSSLLGPRFLASAFAGGPAFMILALGVIRKCTTYDIPAKTFNKMAMIITVAAQINLLMLGSELFKEFYTPTHHSLSAQYLFFGLHGHNALVPWIWTGISLNILATITLTFHKLRRNPVFLYPACLLLFLGIWIEKGMGLIVPGFIPSPLGEIVEYSPSWVELCVTVGIWSLGLFIFTLLVRVAIAVEQGNLRNPQT; encoded by the coding sequence ATGCATTTTTTAAGTTTTATAAAAGATAGTTTAGCTGCGGCTACTAAAGGTAACAAAAACTTCCATTTATGGATGGGCGTTCTTAGTTTATTCATGATGATCGGTTTTTATGCCTACACAGTCCAATTGGATGAAGGCTTGATTACCACAGGTATGAATGATCACATTAGTTGGGGACTTTATATTTCGAACTTCACCTTTTTAGTCGGCCTTGCTGCCGCTGCGGTGATGTTGGTTATGCCCGCTTATGTATTACATGATGTGGATTTTAGTAAAGCGGTTCTCATTGGTGAAGGCTTAGCCGTTTCAGCTTTGATCATGTGTCTTTGCTTTGTCACTGTAGATATGGGTGGACCACAAAATTTATGGCATATGATGCCTATTGTAGGAATATTTAATTGGCCTCAATCAATGTTGACCTGGGATGTCATAGTTTTAAATGGTTACTTAGCCATAAACGTCTGTATTCCCGCCTATATTTTATATTCAAAATATTGTGGTCGCGAGCCTAATAAAAAAATATATGTTCCGCTGATGTATCTTTCAGTCTTTTGGGCTGTGGGGATTCACTTGGTAACGGCTTTTTTACTTGCGGGTTTACCTGCACGTCCATTCTGGAATAGCTCTCTTTTAGGACCACGATTTTTAGCATCAGCGTTTGCAGGTGGACCAGCCTTTATGATTTTAGCCCTAGGGGTAATTCGCAAATGTACGACTTATGATATTCCTGCAAAAACTTTTAATAAAATGGCGATGATTATTACAGTCGCGGCTCAAATAAACTTATTGATGTTGGGCTCAGAATTATTTAAAGAGTTCTATACACCAACTCACCATAGTCTGAGTGCTCAATACTTATTTTTTGGCTTACATGGTCATAATGCATTAGTGCCTTGGATCTGGACAGGAATAAGTCTAAATATTTTGGCGACAATAACTCTGACTTTTCATAAGTTACGTAGGAATCCTGTATTTCTTTACCCTGCATGCCTATTGCTATTTTTAGGGATTTGGATCGAAAAGGGAATGGGTTTAATTGTCCCAGGATTCATTCCTTCACCCCTTGGAGAAATTGTTGAATATTCACCTTCTTGGGTTGAGCTATGCGTGACCGTAGGAATTTGGTCTTTAGGTTTATTTATCTTTACACTTTTGGTGCGAGTGGCCATTGCTGTTGAACAGGGGAACTTGCGAAATCCGCAAACATAA
- a CDS encoding 4Fe-4S dicluster domain-containing protein, which yields MKKFNFRSFFGFESSATNELNYLKNKAEKSSDSCGGNCSCEDPKDENAIDTGALNKTVNRREALKFIRNTATAGAALASSSFSFGKEEKAERAGIKMDEYFKSNYRLMTDKEREASIERLERLSEIDHGVRPEIKGTKAQPNTLYGYAFNISKCQGYGDCIEACVEENNQDRKTNMQYIRMFEMENGHLDLEEGKADYTHMVPAEGHFYLGTQCFQCANPPCTTVCPVQATWQEPDGIVVIDYDWCVGCRYCEAACPYWARRFNWNEPEVPAKEINKEQHYLGNRLRTKGTMEKCTFCISRTREGLQPACAEACPTGARTFGNILDPDSELNYILKNKKVFRLKEDLGTEPKFWYYMD from the coding sequence ATGAAAAAATTTAATTTTAGATCATTTTTTGGCTTCGAATCAAGCGCGACCAATGAATTAAACTATTTGAAAAACAAAGCAGAAAAATCCAGTGATTCTTGTGGTGGAAATTGTTCTTGTGAAGATCCAAAGGATGAAAATGCAATCGATACAGGTGCACTAAACAAAACGGTGAATAGACGTGAAGCATTAAAGTTTATTCGCAATACAGCAACAGCTGGAGCGGCCTTAGCTTCGAGTAGTTTTTCTTTTGGAAAAGAGGAAAAAGCTGAACGTGCAGGTATTAAAATGGATGAATATTTTAAAAGTAATTACCGTTTAATGACAGATAAGGAGCGCGAAGCAAGTATTGAGCGTCTAGAGCGCTTAAGTGAGATAGATCATGGCGTGAGACCAGAAATTAAAGGCACAAAAGCTCAGCCAAACACTCTTTATGGTTATGCTTTTAATATCTCAAAATGTCAGGGTTACGGAGACTGCATAGAAGCTTGTGTAGAAGAAAATAATCAAGATCGCAAAACTAATATGCAATATATTAGAATGTTTGAAATGGAGAATGGTCATTTAGATTTAGAAGAGGGTAAAGCAGATTACACTCACATGGTTCCAGCAGAAGGGCACTTTTATTTGGGAACACAATGTTTTCAATGTGCCAACCCTCCTTGTACGACGGTTTGTCCAGTTCAAGCCACCTGGCAAGAGCCAGATGGAATTGTGGTCATTGATTATGATTGGTGTGTGGGTTGTCGCTATTGTGAAGCAGCTTGTCCTTATTGGGCGCGTCGTTTTAACTGGAATGAGCCTGAAGTACCAGCTAAAGAAATTAACAAAGAACAGCATTATTTAGGGAACCGCCTACGTACTAAGGGTACAATGGAAAAATGTACTTTCTGTATTTCTCGAACTCGTGAAGGTTTACAGCCTGCCTGTGCAGAGGCTTGTCCTACGGGAGCTAGAACTTTTGGTAATATTCTAGATCCAGATAGTGAACTCAACTACATACTTAAAAATAAAAAAGTATTTCGCCTCAAAGAAGATTTGGGAACTGAGCCAAAATTCTGGTATTACATGGATTGA
- a CDS encoding molybdopterin-dependent oxidoreductase → MDNNVSRRRLLKGMAYTSAVAAANAMLPGTAFAQRAELMDQDDQFQWKKTPCRFCGVGCGLLVGISHGKAVAVKGDPASPVNKGLCCVKGYHSVQALYGSDRLKKAMVRKNGKLEEVPIKEALDLVALKMQQTIKQHGKDSVSLYGSGQWTIPDGYVASKFMKAGIGTNNLEANARLCMASAVTGFLTSFGADEPMGCYDDIDHANVFILWGNNMAEMHPILFSRMLDRRLKDPSVKIISMETRTTRTGEAADKQILFLPQADLAIANAIAHELLKEDKVDKSFLDKHVSFKSGKTKIEGHATIGYGLEDGYKFTDEAKPSDLEAYRDFLDDYTPEAVAKYTGVSADDLRYLAHLYGSKKTKVMSLWCMGMNQHTRGTWINNLVYNLHLLTGKISTPGNSPFSLTGQPSACGTVREVGTLTHKLPHGVVMNKQHREHAAKIWGVDPDHIPSKPTYHTVDMFRALDSGDIRFMWIQVTNPMVTMPKLKRYREASQKEGRFIVVSDIYPTPTTDIADVILPSAMWIEREGMYGNSERRTQHFDQLVEPPGEAMSDTLQLMEVARRMGYNNLFPWDDENHIEEIYKEYCLHQAGSKHGMAPYEVLKSQAGAMWPYVNGKSTQWRFNSDYDPACKPGSGFDFYGNKDHKANIWLRPFQPAPEVPDNEYPFWLCTGRVLEHWHSGSMTRRIPTLHKSVPEAYVEMSRDDAKRMNILDGEEVRLVTRRGKMNFKVKIDGRGRPVDGQVFVPFFDENYLINELTLDSYCPISKQPDYKKCSVRIEKI, encoded by the coding sequence ATGGATAATAATGTATCAAGAAGACGTTTATTAAAGGGTATGGCTTACACTTCTGCAGTAGCAGCCGCTAATGCAATGTTACCAGGGACGGCCTTTGCGCAACGCGCAGAATTAATGGATCAAGATGATCAGTTTCAATGGAAAAAAACACCCTGTCGTTTTTGTGGTGTGGGTTGTGGTCTTTTGGTGGGAATTTCTCATGGCAAAGCGGTTGCAGTTAAGGGCGATCCCGCTTCTCCAGTTAATAAAGGCTTATGCTGTGTCAAAGGTTATCATTCAGTTCAGGCACTTTACGGTAGTGACCGCCTCAAAAAAGCAATGGTTCGTAAAAACGGTAAATTAGAAGAAGTACCCATAAAAGAAGCTTTAGATTTAGTCGCTTTAAAAATGCAACAAACTATAAAACAACACGGAAAAGATTCTGTTTCACTTTATGGTTCAGGTCAATGGACAATTCCAGATGGTTATGTAGCCTCGAAATTTATGAAAGCGGGTATTGGAACTAATAACTTAGAGGCCAATGCACGTCTCTGTATGGCAAGTGCTGTTACAGGCTTCTTAACATCCTTCGGTGCAGATGAACCAATGGGCTGTTATGATGATATAGATCATGCAAATGTATTTATTTTGTGGGGCAATAATATGGCAGAGATGCATCCCATATTATTTAGTCGCATGTTAGATAGAAGATTGAAAGATCCATCAGTAAAAATCATTTCTATGGAAACCCGTACGACACGAACGGGTGAAGCGGCAGATAAACAAATTTTATTCCTTCCTCAAGCTGATTTAGCGATCGCGAATGCCATTGCACATGAATTATTGAAAGAAGATAAAGTTGATAAAAGTTTCTTAGATAAGCACGTCTCCTTTAAATCAGGAAAAACAAAAATTGAGGGTCATGCGACAATTGGTTATGGCCTAGAAGATGGCTATAAATTCACAGATGAAGCGAAGCCCTCTGATTTAGAAGCCTACCGTGATTTTCTAGATGATTATACTCCTGAAGCGGTAGCTAAATACACGGGTGTGAGTGCAGATGATCTACGCTATTTAGCTCATTTATATGGTAGTAAGAAAACCAAAGTTATGTCTCTTTGGTGTATGGGAATGAATCAACATACACGTGGAACGTGGATCAATAATCTCGTCTATAACCTTCATTTACTCACAGGAAAAATTTCCACTCCTGGTAATAGTCCATTCTCTTTAACAGGTCAACCATCAGCTTGTGGTACAGTACGTGAAGTGGGTACGCTAACTCATAAACTCCCTCACGGAGTGGTTATGAATAAGCAACACCGTGAACATGCGGCTAAAATTTGGGGAGTTGACCCTGACCATATTCCATCGAAACCAACTTACCATACAGTAGATATGTTTAGAGCATTGGATAGTGGTGATATACGTTTCATGTGGATTCAGGTGACTAATCCCATGGTAACAATGCCGAAGTTAAAACGCTATCGAGAAGCGAGTCAGAAAGAAGGTCGTTTCATTGTGGTTTCCGATATTTATCCCACTCCGACGACTGACATTGCCGATGTTATTTTACCTTCAGCTATGTGGATTGAGCGTGAAGGTATGTACGGGAACTCAGAGAGAAGAACACAGCATTTTGATCAATTAGTAGAACCCCCAGGCGAGGCAATGAGTGATACATTACAGCTCATGGAAGTAGCTCGTCGCATGGGCTATAATAATTTATTTCCTTGGGATGATGAAAATCATATTGAAGAAATTTACAAAGAGTATTGCCTTCACCAAGCTGGGTCAAAACATGGAATGGCACCTTATGAGGTCTTAAAAAGTCAAGCAGGAGCCATGTGGCCTTATGTGAACGGAAAATCGACTCAATGGCGATTCAATTCAGATTATGACCCTGCATGTAAGCCAGGTAGTGGTTTTGATTTTTATGGAAATAAAGATCACAAAGCAAATATCTGGCTGAGACCTTTTCAACCAGCACCAGAAGTTCCAGATAATGAATACCCCTTCTGGCTGTGTACGGGTCGAGTTTTAGAGCATTGGCACTCAGGTTCAATGACGCGCCGCATTCCTACTTTACACAAATCAGTTCCGGAAGCTTATGTAGAAATGAGTCGTGATGATGCCAAACGAATGAATATTCTCGATGGAGAAGAAGTTCGTTTAGTTACACGTCGTGGAAAAATGAATTTTAAAGTAAAAATAGATGGTCGCGGTCGCCCTGTTGACGGTCAAGTTTTTGTCCCATTTTTCGACGAAAACTATCTGATCAATGAACTAACTCTAGATTCTTATTGCCCAATATCTAAACAACCAGACTACAAAAAATGTTCGGTTAGAATCGAAAAAATATGA